ACACGGCGGATCATCCGCCAGAACGTCTTCGTCAGCCTCGGCGTCGTGGCGATACTGGTGCCCGCGACGATCATGGGTCTGGGGATCGGGCCGGCTGTGATGATGCACGAGGGGTCGACCTTGCTGGTGGTGTTCAACGCCCTTCGCCTGCTGGCCTACCGCGATCCGATGACAGCCAATGACGAACTTGACCCTGTACCAGCTACAGGGCGCAGGGTGCAGGCATGACAAGCTGTTCAACCACCAAATCCTCGACGCCGACCGCCGGATCGTCGTGCTGCGGCCAGACCGTTCGCTTCGATGGCGCCTCGAAGGCCTACCGGCGCATTCTTGCGGCGGTGATCGCCATCAACCTCGTGGGGTTCGTGGTGGTCGCGGTCGGAAGTCTGGTGGCGCAATCGACGACGCTTGCGGCCAACTCACTGGATTTCGCGGCCGATGCGGCGACTTATGGGCTTAGCTTGTGGGTGATCGGCAAAAGCGTCGCGGCGCGGACCAATGCGGCCTTTATTAAGAGCGCCAGCCTGGCGCTCTTGGCGGCCAGCGTCGTCGGCATCGCCGTTTGGCGACTGGTGTCGGGCGCGGAGCCTGAGGGCTTCGCGATTTCTGGCGCAGGACTGTTCGGCATCGCCGCCAATCTGCTCGCCGCGCTGCTCCTACTTCGATACCGCGACGGCGACGCCAATGTCCGCTCGGTTTGGCTCTGCACCCGCAACGATGTCATCCAATGCATCGCCGTGGCGTTCACTGGTCTTGTGGTCAGCTTGACGGGCTCGCGCTGGCCCGACCTGATTTTCGGCGTCTTCCTGGCCGTGATTTTCCTTCGCTCGGCTTGGCAGATCACCCTGCAGGCGCGCGAGGAGCGGAGCGCCGCTGGAGCCGCGGCATGACGCTCAAGCCGAAACGGTTGGCCGCCTATCGCGACGAGGCCGCCTTGGCGAAGGAGGCGTTGGCCAAAGGCGATCTTGACGAGGCCTTTCGGCGCCTGGAGCGCGCACACATCCTGGGTCAACCTTCGGCCGGAGCTCATAGCTGGGCCCATTGGACGATGCTGAAAGTCGGCTTGCGCCGGCGTGACTGGCGCGAGGTGAGGGGGCAGATAATCCGCCTGGCGGCGGGTGGCTTACTGTCGTGGATGGGACGCTTGCCCGTCGGCAATACCGGGGGCGCTGATGTACCAGCTGAAGCGCCGATGCCAGTCCCGTCCGATCTGGTCGAACTTTGTCAGTAGTTGGCTATGCAACGACACGCGTGACGGCGCGCGGTGACGACTCCAACGTTCGCGCCGGCATCACCTATGTAAAGCCCTTCTGAATCATGGCGGCTCCTAGGCGGACATGCTCCACTGTAGCCCGCGTCCGAAAAACCTACGTTTTCCGGACAGCAGCTGCCGGCGACGCATCGTTGAAATATTTCCGGGTAGGTGCGTCCGAGAACTCTGTAGCGAAATCAAAGTCGCGAAACCTCCGCATCGGACGAGTTTCGGGACAGTCGCGACCTGGGCGATGGCGGTGTCTTCGTTCTCCGGGCCGGGACAATGCCGCATCTATTTTGGCGAAAAGCGGCATCTATTCCGGTGCCAAAAGCCGCATCAATTAAATGGGGCATCTATTATGGTCAGTGATGCGCCCTAATGGTCATACAAAACAAATAGTTAGAAAAACGCATAATTAACAATGCGCCCTAATGGTCATACAAAACAAATAGTTAGAAAAACGCATAATTAACATTATCGGAAGGGAACACCAGTTCGACAGTGTTGCACCATTCCAAGCAACATAGCTCGACGCCCCGCTGCGCAGCCATTCAAACAGCGCAGCAGCGGGGCTTCGGGCGGGCCTCATCCACAACTTTCGATCTTGATAAAGCTCCACAGCACGTGACATGCGATGGCCTGTAATCCAGTGCGCGTGTGTCATGCATATCAAGCTTCCCGAGGCCTTAGCCGGGCCTTACTGCTCCGATCCAAGCGGACTGCCTCGCTACTGCGCCACGATATGGATTGATGTCCTTAAGGGGCATTTGGCTCCCTCCACACGAGACAAGTACGTCAGCGCTGCTGGGGCTCTCTATCAACAAGCCGAGAGCATGGTGCCTCCAATAGATCTCGACGCGGCGCTCATGGCTCCAAATTTTCCTGAAATTGAAGCCGTTCTTTCAGCTAATTTGCTCACGCGCCAAGCCGACCATGATCTACGGCGTTGGAAATTGTCCTGTAGTTTTGTCTTTTCGATCCTGAAAAATATAGTCGGATCCGACAGTCAAGACCTGGCGCAGCGCTTGCGCTTCATGCGTCAACGATTTTCGCAACTCAGCGTACGTCCACGTATTCCGTCAAGTCGAGTTCGGGCTATTCCAGCCATCGCCCTAGAAGATCTCTACGACATCTTTCACCCATATAGTGTTCGAAATCCTTTCAGGATCGATGCGCTCAAGTGGAGGAATTTCGTTATTTTCATTCTTCTAGTTCAACTCGGTCTACGTAAAGGAGAAGTTCTCAGTCTGTCGGTGGATGCACTAAGAGACCAATTTGATCTCCGCACCGGTGAGGTAAAAAGATGGATCAATGTAAGTCGCTCGGATGAAGCAACCGATCGGCGAGCGCGTCGTCCTAGGATGAAAACCGTCCACGCGGTGCGTCAGTTGCCTGTATCTCTCACATTGTCGGCGATCCTGGATACCTATGTCGGGCAGTATCGCGGCGACGTTGATCATGCCTTCCTGTTCTCGTCTTCAGAGGGCCAACCATTAGCGCTGAGTTCGGTTGATCATGTCATTCGGACGGCGCACCAGCACATGTCTCAGGATGCCCAGGCTGCGCTCAAATATGAAGGTGTAGACCGTCTTTCCGCACATGCATTCCGGCACACGGCGGCCGTGATCCGTCTCCAGCATTTCATGGAGACCGGCATGGAGCAGGACGAAGCACTGCATCGCTTGAGGCCGTTCTTCGGTTGGAGTCGGTCGTCTGAAATGCCTTTCCTTTACGCTCGAGCTTATTTCGAGCCGCGCCACAGCCGAATTTGGGAAGAGGCTTTTGAGACAAGCTTGGCCTTCCTTCGGGCAGGTGTTCGATAATGATCGAGCAACTGGAACTCTTTGATGCGCAATCCCCCCTACCCGCGTTACCGCCTCTGGCCCGTCTCGTACGCTACTATGACGACTATGATCGGCAGCAGCGGCGCTTGGAGAATCTGGACAGCGATGTTTGGCGTATCCACGTCAATGGAGGGAGCTCGAGTTGGGACTATGCGCGCTTTCCAGAACCAGCACGCAGTGTTCTGAAGCGCGTATTCTCAGAGACATTAATCGCCCACTCGTCGACCTCTGCCATTGGTTTCTGGAGTGCATTGGCCGCCGCTGACAGTGGCCTCCTCAGCGAGAGCGTGAATAACGCGTTGCGTGAATCACCAGTGCAGTTTCGATTCTGGTGGACCGCCCATGCACGAGGTCGCTTCAGTCGCAGCCAAGCTGTTGCATTCCGCCACGTGCTTCACTGGTTCTGCCGTTGGGAAATTGGGGAGTGGCACCAACCGGATCGAGATCTCGTCCGCGCCCTCCCCGGCCATGCATATGAAAAGTACATGTCGGTTGGCGATCGCTCGTCAATCGTGCCTCAGCAGGCCAAGTCGAAGATAGTTTCCTACCTCGACGAAGCGAGTGCTGCTGCGAAAGCTGGGAAATGTTCCCCCGAAATGGCTCGTGATGCCGCAGTCTTGGCGATCGCGTATCAGCATGGCCTTCGCCCGCGTCAGATCGCCATGCTGGAGGCGAGCGACGTACGGATCATCGACGCCCAGACCGTCCATATCCGACCCACGTTGATTAAGCAGCTCGGTGAGAACATTGGCCGGTCAATCAACCGCAAGATTCAACCTGAGTGGACAGCGCTATTCGTTCGCTGGGCGTCGCATCGAGCTGAAACCGTCAAATTCTTCGAGATTAGGCCAATCGCGGTTGGGCAGATTATCAAATCTATGACGGCGGAAATCTCCGGCACGCCCTACACCGCACGGGAACTTCGACACACTGGCGCCCAGCGGCTGGCTGACAATGGAGCATCTAGAGAGTCGGTCTCAGAATACCTCGGTCATACTGATACGACCTCCGCCAACATCTATTTCGAAAGCTCGCCCGCCCAAAACATGCTTGTAAATGCCGCCCTGGGAGAGTCGCCAACGTATCTGTCAGTTGCGGCCGCAGCGCGAGGCCAATTGATCACTGCTGCAGATCTCGCAGGCCGTCCAGCGGATCAACAGATTGCGGGGATGCCGCACGGCGTACCTATTGCCGGGATCGGGGCGTGCGCTGCAGGCCAATCGCTTTGCTCACGTAATCCGGTTCTCGCCTGCTACACGTGCCACAAGTTTCTCCCCGTTTCGGAGGGCGCGGTCCACCGACAGGTCTTGTCCGACTTGAAGGATGTCGTCCGCGGATTCGATCAGCCGGCCCGACTGGATCGCGTATCTCCAGCGATGATGCAGCTTAGATCGACTTTGGAAGCCATAAATGCCGTTCTGGGCGACATCGGTGAGACGCATCAATGAGCCGCGCCTTTGAACAGTTTGTCGCCGACGGACAGTCCCTGGCTGAAGGTCGCGGGCTTACCTGGAATGTGAGCTACGATCACGCGAGCGGCAGAATCTCCAAGGATGAGTGGTGGGACCTCTCCGCCGCCGCCGGCAGGGTCGAACGGCCACGAAAGATCATCTCATCCTTTGCGGCGCCGCCCCCTTCTCATGTGGCGGTTCAAACAGTGTTGAAAAGAAGCGTGCCTCACGTCATGGCCGCTTCATGGGTCGCTTTTTTCAAGTCGATCGCTATGCACGACCTATTCGTGAACGGTCGCACGCCCGGAAATTTCACAAGCAACGTCTCGGAATCCCTGCGAATATTGGCGATATGCGCCGG
This genomic interval from Caulobacter sp. NIBR2454 contains the following:
- a CDS encoding cation transporter, encoding MTSCSTTKSSTPTAGSSCCGQTVRFDGASKAYRRILAAVIAINLVGFVVVAVGSLVAQSTTLAANSLDFAADAATYGLSLWVIGKSVAARTNAAFIKSASLALLAASVVGIAVWRLVSGAEPEGFAISGAGLFGIAANLLAALLLLRYRDGDANVRSVWLCTRNDVIQCIAVAFTGLVVSLTGSRWPDLIFGVFLAVIFLRSAWQITLQAREERSAAGAAA
- a CDS encoding DUF3703 domain-containing protein; its protein translation is MTLKPKRLAAYRDEAALAKEALAKGDLDEAFRRLERAHILGQPSAGAHSWAHWTMLKVGLRRRDWREVRGQIIRLAAGGLLSWMGRLPVGNTGGADVPAEAPMPVPSDLVELCQ
- a CDS encoding site-specific integrase yields the protein MHIKLPEALAGPYCSDPSGLPRYCATIWIDVLKGHLAPSTRDKYVSAAGALYQQAESMVPPIDLDAALMAPNFPEIEAVLSANLLTRQADHDLRRWKLSCSFVFSILKNIVGSDSQDLAQRLRFMRQRFSQLSVRPRIPSSRVRAIPAIALEDLYDIFHPYSVRNPFRIDALKWRNFVIFILLVQLGLRKGEVLSLSVDALRDQFDLRTGEVKRWINVSRSDEATDRRARRPRMKTVHAVRQLPVSLTLSAILDTYVGQYRGDVDHAFLFSSSEGQPLALSSVDHVIRTAHQHMSQDAQAALKYEGVDRLSAHAFRHTAAVIRLQHFMETGMEQDEALHRLRPFFGWSRSSEMPFLYARAYFEPRHSRIWEEAFETSLAFLRAGVR
- a CDS encoding site-specific integrase is translated as MIEQLELFDAQSPLPALPPLARLVRYYDDYDRQQRRLENLDSDVWRIHVNGGSSSWDYARFPEPARSVLKRVFSETLIAHSSTSAIGFWSALAAADSGLLSESVNNALRESPVQFRFWWTAHARGRFSRSQAVAFRHVLHWFCRWEIGEWHQPDRDLVRALPGHAYEKYMSVGDRSSIVPQQAKSKIVSYLDEASAAAKAGKCSPEMARDAAVLAIAYQHGLRPRQIAMLEASDVRIIDAQTVHIRPTLIKQLGENIGRSINRKIQPEWTALFVRWASHRAETVKFFEIRPIAVGQIIKSMTAEISGTPYTARELRHTGAQRLADNGASRESVSEYLGHTDTTSANIYFESSPAQNMLVNAALGESPTYLSVAAAARGQLITAADLAGRPADQQIAGMPHGVPIAGIGACAAGQSLCSRNPVLACYTCHKFLPVSEGAVHRQVLSDLKDVVRGFDQPARLDRVSPAMMQLRSTLEAINAVLGDIGETHQ